In the genome of Brachypodium distachyon strain Bd21 chromosome 3, Brachypodium_distachyon_v3.0, whole genome shotgun sequence, the window GACATCTCATCACCATTAACCATGTCGTTAACTTGAACCATCTCATGACCATTGATCAAGTCATGAACTTGAATCATATCATTACCGTGGACCATCTCATTACCATCCATCATTTCATCATCATGGACCATCCCATTCCCATGGACCATCTCACTCCCTTCAACCATCTCATCACCATGGATCATCTCACTACCGTGAACAATTTCATTGCCATGTATCATCTCATTACCGACAACCATCTCACTGTCATGAACCATTGTATTGTCATTGCCGTTTGGCTCACCCATCCTGAGAAAGATTATCTGATGGCACCCACAAGCCTGCCAAATCAGAATGATTGATCAAATAAAATCATGTCAGACCTAATGTAGTCAAAACAGAACACACTTGGATAGTTTCATAATGAGGCTCAAATAAACTTGAAAAAAGGCACGCATCACAGATAGACAACAGAAATCTTGTATGATTTCACTATGATAAGATTATGTTACTAGATCACGCTCAATGCACAATCACCTGGCAACTCTTTTAAGTCAAACATCTCAACCTATGATTTGCTTTAAGATCTAACATAGCTTCCGATGCATGTTCCTGGAAACAAGCTAAGCACTGAGCCAAAACTAGTGAGTAATAGGATGGATCACCCAAGGGCTGATAGCAACCTAATGGAAGAAACCTAGCTGGGCTACTGCAAAAGATAAATAAGGATCGTGTAAGGTGTAAGCATGAAACCATTATATCTTCAGATTTCTGGGAGTCGCTACAGTTACAAAAACATCAACCTCAAAGTGACATAACAAGACTGTCCCacacagcaaaaaaaaaaattgtcacaCCAGACTACGAAAGCCAAAACCATCTTGCCATGAAGACCAGAATTTTTTTACACCATCGTGGCTAAACTCTGTAACATCTGACATGACTAAACCCATTTGCAAAATATAAGCTATGAACAGCACCTATGTGCTATAACAAAGTAGCTGTTTGGCACCGCCGCAACAGCCGAATTATCCTCCAATTCAGAATGTCGTTACAGTGACAGAGTAGCTGTACCTGTATAGTACCTAATTTCGACATGATTGGCCTGAAATGGTGTGTTTTGGCTAGATTTAGCATGCATTGCTTGATTTCATATATTAATCAACTTTCATAGTGAGAGAAAAATACTATAAATGGAGTACTGGATAGAGCATACAAACACTAGAGAATCATAGCAGCACAAACAACACCATTCCAGACATACAAACAATACCAGTTCACAGCTACAAAAACCACAATAAATCTTTTGCAAAGAGAGAATACGGAGCATATGACAGTCGCGAATCGCACTGGAGGTAGACGCTCACCTTGCTGGTTGGAGAAGTCGAAGGGGACGGCGTGGCGCTGGTTCGACTAgacgaagccggcggcggcttcgagCGCGTCGGCTtacggaggaggcggcggtgggccGGCGGGAGGGAAGGAGAcgggccggcggaggaggagaaggaggcgggccggcggaggaggcggagaggaGCGGTGGTCCAACTCGGGTCGGCGCGGTGCGGGGAGGGCTCGGCCCAAGAAGGACGAAGGCCgggcaaaccctagatctgaGAGAGCACAGGGACGCGGGCAACGGGGAGAGGGCGGAGGCCGAAGGGGAAAGCGGAGGTCGGGATTTAATGGGCTCGTCGCAGCCCACGGCCATGGGCCTGCCCAGCTGGCACGGGTCTGATGTGAGGCTGCGCGCGGGCCAGGGGGTCGCGCATGGACAGGCTATTTTTGCGCGCAGATCTCTGAGGTGCTTTTGTTTCGGCTCGAAATTGTTTAATGGATTGGCCTCAACGTCTTTGGGTTTGGGCCTTTTCCTAGTATATTCTGACTTTCACCGTCCGATTCATGTTACGTGTGTtctccaaaaaagaaaaagattcgTGTCACGTGCCTGCGCGCGGCTGGGTTTGTGCAAATGCACATTTCAAAGGGTTACCCAACGTGCGGGTCCATGTCGACGTGGCATGAATCAAACCGACACGTCAACCGGTCAGATGCGCGAAAACACGCTTAGTACCTGTAACGAACCACTAAACATAGTCTTAGAACTCAGAcatgcattttcaaagataTAAGACTAAATCGGCACCTTTGCAAAAGAACTACAACCGtgagtgcattttactcaattTTAAAATGTTTCACTTAAGACAAATCTAAAACGTCTTGTATTTTgaaaacggaggtagtagtgcTTAGTATTAGAAGTTACTGTCCCTTCGCAATGCAATGGAAAAGAAATAGCTTTAAGaatctgttttctttttcatttgcaTTGAACAAATGTGCAAACACGTTTACGAAGTAGCAGTATGCTTTCCACTAATCTAGCCAAACCGAATACTCTTTCCACAGCTCAACACTCCCCTTCTGAAGTCTAACCTGCAAGTTTCAACACTACTCGTTCAGAGATATGGTTGCGACTCTCACCCACCAACTGAAGCCTGAAAGAGACCAACTTTGCAAACCCTATTGAATGAGTGGTGGGCCATGCTCACGCAACCAAACTGTTCACTTTGTTTCAGCAGCATTGACATCGAGACAGAAATTAAATTCAGTTttgaaaaggaagaagaacgtTAGCCGGTGGTACAAAAATTTTGAAGAGAGGCGCCGCATGGCATGAGCAGTTGGGCTACAGGTCAGAAATGGTGGACTCTATGTATAGGCTCAGCAACGTGGGAGAACTCTGAAGATTTGTTGGTCATAATTTGGGTGTCTATTAATTTAGTTTCAGTTGTAGTAGATGGGTTTGGTCAAGACTCAAGATCACTTGGCAGTTACCAGCACGCTCCAACCAAACGATCATGCACTCATGCTGTGGATCCACCAGTGCTGCTGAAAAGGTTTGGCGTTGAAGAAAGGAGGAAGCCATCAGTGCGTTGAGCTTGGGAACTTGGAAGGTGACCAGACTTCCGGTAATCTGCCCTTCCAGCTAATGTGTACTCCTGCTAGgtcaaaactttttttttcttgtcttatTTGAAAAAGGTGTTAATCTGAATGCTTTAAACAAAAAGGGAGGGCATGCTgggtttgtttggttgcacTCCGAAAGAACAAGCAGAGAGAGGGGAACAAGTACAAGTGTTGGTTGCACACTCATCACAACTACTTGCAATGTCCGTGGCAGATGCAAATTTTGATGGAAAAAGGGCCCTGTTTAGCTCTGACCAAGGGATAATGCGTGGGTGCTTCTTCCACCTAAACATAGAGTCGTTATTAATACAGACCTGGCTAGTGGTCGGAGCGAGCCAGCAAGGTCATTTTACATTTCCCAGTCTCTGAACGATAGACACGAACGTCAATTGGTGGCGTTTCGGGCACACGTTTCCTTGTGTCCAGCGGGATATTAAAAACGGTTGATTTCGCAACATTTTCTACGGTAGCACCAGCTTTTCTTACCTTCCAAGAGAATTTCATATTTGTCATTGAGAATATGACTGTATGGCAAAATGTCACTGAGAATTTCTCTattccaaatatgccactcaaattttgcacggagtacaaatatgccactaccattagttgaccgttaagtaGAAGAGGAAAAGACAATTTTACCCCTATGTAGTATGTTGATGTTCTGTTTACAACAAATTACTCATTTTAAAAAACATAGCTTTTCAAGGTTTTTTAGATGCCCGTAATACCATTTTGGAGTAAGTTTCAGCAATAATGATTTTAGCATGAAAAATTGGAAAAATTCAACAGCACTTTCTTTAATTTTAATTAACATCACAAATTCATAATAGATTCAGAAAATTAATAGACTAAAACTCATCATAATTTGTGGAGAGAGAGACCGAGAGGGTATTTtagttttcttgtttctttttgtttttttctggcCTGTGGACCAGGGATATTTCGGCTAATATGAAATTgacttaacggtcaactaacggcagtggcatatttgtacccCATGTAAAATTTGAGTGGCTAATTTGGAACAGGTAAATTCTCAGTGGCATTTAGACATATGAACAAATTCTCAGTGACAAATATGAAATTCTTCCTTCTTATGTGCccaatattttttataaatcGACTTGCACTGAATCCAGCGCCACAAAAATCTCCTCATCCGTTCACTTGTCTTCTTGGCTCAAATGAACCACTCACTAGATAGCTACTGGGTCCAGCACTCCAGCTGCTCTGTCTTGTTGTTTCACACTCTCGAACAAGAAAGCTACATGTAGTACAACTGCCTAACATGACACGTGCTGCTGTTCTAGAAACAACGAACAAAACAACCCAGGTGTTTTTggcttgcttttttttctttctggaaCAGTGTTTTTGGCTTGCTTGATTCTTCGTTGCCAGtacaaaaaaaaggtgaaaattgtcaaaaaaaaaaaaaagagagaggtgAAAACCCTGCGATCGCTTTCCCCGTCCTCAAAAGAAACGGATTCTTCGGTGCACTTGACGCACCTATCTATCTTTCTAGAGAGATCATGCTTCCACTGGCAACAAACATGTCTCCATCTTCTTCACCAACTTTCGCAAAAGCAGCCATGGAAACGGCCCCAGAACACAAGTGGACGATTCGGAGCAAAGCAACCCAAAATGCACACTCAAGAGACACAAGACCGTATAGCATCAACCGATCAGCATCTCTCCCATCTCATCTCAGGTATATAGTATAATGTGCAGCAGTATACACATATCTATGTGATTCATACAAAAaaatgagagagaagaagatgcaAGATCACAAACCCCCTAATGTAACCTACATATTTCTGCCCAAtgcacacatacacacacacacacacgcagcTCAAGAGGAATCAGTGAAGAGTTGAGACGAATCACATGGAGAGCGGCAAGTGGCCGTTGGAGGCGCCGCCGTTGTAGGCCTTGTCCTGctccgtcttcctcctcttcaggACGATGCTCCAGGTGATCACCTCCAGGACCACGGCGATGCCGCCGAGGATGCCGATGGCGATGATGTACGCCGTCTTCCACTTCTGCTCCACGCTCAGGATGTTCATGCCCTTGAAGATGTTGACGATGCCCAGGATGAGGATCGTGTAGCCCACCGAGTGGTGGTACACGTTCCAGTACACCCGCAACTTGTGCTCCTTCTTGGGCCTCAAGAACAGCGCAAAGATCTACAtgaacaaaagagaaaatgtCATTTGGTGATCAGATAGGTAGGGATTGCACGAAAAATGCTTCAGGTTTCAGAATGCggaaagagagaaagatgAGAATGTGTAGaagaaacatatatatacCTGAAGGGTGCCAAGAGCAAACACTGCGATGCCAATGTTCCTGTGGAGCGAGTAGGTGATCCCCTTGGACAAATTTCCTAGGTGAATACCAGTGGCCCAGCCAGCCACGCCAACGCCATACCCAATCAGCTGGCAAGCTACATGGACGTAGAACCAAGCAGGATCCGCTGACTTGAATGTCTTGATATATCTAGCAACTATGGCCCCCATGGGCAGTAGAATCCCCCAGCTCACAGCATTCAGGATTCCGTGTGTCTGCGAAAAGAAAGAGGGAGGAATTTAGAATGTTTACATAAAATTAGTAATGCATCGTGATAAATTCAGTATGTTATGattatgtatatatatcaATAGGACTTTCCTCTTCTATCTAAAGGAAGGATTGATTTAGTATGCACCAATTACAGGAATTCTTTAAAAATACTCTGCGTCTTAATAGATTCAGTATGCTCTAATTATATGTATCATACTAATCAGTAGGAATTTACTGATTTCTATTTGCACAGAGAGATTGATTTAAACAACACCGGTTCAACCTAGACTTTAGACTGATCCAAGCTTAAAGTCCGAAGGCAGGAAGTAATCGACCTCCGCAAGAAATTGCAACCATGATGTACAAAAAGTCAAAGTGCACAGAACAGAAAACCCATGTGACACGCACAGTCAACAGACCAGGAAAATCACTTCAAATCAAAGTCAACTAAACTCGGCCACGACAGAGCCCTATGCATGTGACATTTCACATGACAACACGCACAAACTTTTCATGTGGTCTGCGCTAAAATTGATGACCTCCCCATGTTCTTCTTGCCAGCACATCAACATCGAGCGAAACCGATTCATGCGGTCTAGTACTCCTGTGCAGTAACGCTTCAATAGCAACAATTTTTCTTTCACTCGTAGAAAAGTGGAAATAAAACGTTGAAAAAATTTCTACCCAAACTTTGGCCAGTAATTTCAGGACTTAATACTGTAGTTTAGTTTAACCCCATATATGATCAAGAAGACAAGAATTCAAGATTGAGCACTTTCTCTTCCTGTGGACAATGCCCTTTTCCTACGGTTGAGTTTGCGTGCGGATTGTAAAGCGACATGGGACGGGAGCATAAAAgaattctactccctccattccatattaaatccctccgttccatattaactGGCGCTGATTCAGCACAAGTTATACTAAGTCCGTGCCAATTAATACCGAACTGAGTGAGtagaaaaaagggaaaacgTGAAAGATGATGAACGGAGAAAAGTTGGGTGAAAATCCACGGTAATTTTGAGAGGAGTGCTCACATTTTTCTTCCTGAGGACGCTGCCCCCACCGCCGCTGGCGGTGCTGGCCCCGGTAACGAGGTTGAGCTTCCCCTTGGCGCCGGTgttggcggcggccatggcgtggACGCCGATGCTCCCGCCGGAGACGGACCCGACCTGCCAGACCTGGTTGACCTCCTGCCCGGTGCTGTTCCCGAGCACGAGCGTGCCGAACATCCGGACgcggccgtcggcgccggcctcgGCGGCCAGGCCCGAGGTCTTGTACGCGATGGGCCCGGGGGAGCCGAGCGAGTATCCGGAGATGTCGTAGGTCTGGACGCCGTACGCGCCGCCGGAGGCGGCCGTGGGCGCGGCGACGAGCGCCTGCGTGCCGCTCATGCCCTGGCCGGTCGGGTTGAGGCCCCAGGCGACCCAGCCGCCGGCGGAGGGCGGGGTCGCGAGGAAGGCGACGGAGAGGGACGAGGCCGCGGCGTCGTAGGTCCAGTGCACGGACGCGCCCAGGGTCGGTAGGTCCGCGCACGCCGCGTACACCCTGTTGTTGGAGAACTTGTCCGCCGTGCACGCGCCCCCGGCCGACGCCGCGCGCACCGGCGACGAGACAACCGCGGCGGAGACTAGGAACAGGGCGAGAACCCGCGCGACGGACATGGCTGCTTCGGAGCTCAGAGGACGGAGAGGGGAATCTCTTCTCAGGGGAGAGTTTAACGCGTCGGGGTGGGGAACggagaggaaaggaaaggCTGCGGTTTTGGGGGGTTCTTCCGGAGCTGGAAGCAGGGGTTGGCGCGGTTAATAAAGGAGGACGAAGCGGTGGGGACTTGCAGCGGGGACGGTGGGGACACGTGGTGGCGTATGATTGGGGCCCGGGTTGACGCGGTCTTCTCAGGTTTTACCAGAAGCGCGCGGTGACCTGCCGCCGGAGAGCTGCGAGGCGAAGGGGGTCGCAGGGAAATCCGTGATGCATATGGAAAAGTGTATACCTAAAAAAGTCTTTGTGACTTGGTACGTCTACTACTACTCCTACTATCTTTGGTGCATACGGGAGTACCTACTGGCTTCATTCCTGTTGATACATGGCTGGCTGTGGATCAGTGGATGTCCTGATCCGCTCGCTCAATCCATTGCCTGTT includes:
- the LOC100836270 gene encoding cytochrome b561 and DOMON domain-containing protein At4g17280, with product MSVARVLALFLVSAAVVSSPVRAASAGGACTADKFSNNRVYAACADLPTLGASVHWTYDAAASSLSVAFLATPPSAGGWVAWGLNPTGQGMSGTQALVAAPTAASGGAYGVQTYDISGYSLGSPGPIAYKTSGLAAEAGADGRVRMFGTLVLGNSTGQEVNQVWQVGSVSGGSIGVHAMAAANTGAKGKLNLVTGASTASGGGGSVLRKKNTHGILNAVSWGILLPMGAIVARYIKTFKSADPAWFYVHVACQLIGYGVGVAGWATGIHLGNLSKGITYSLHRNIGIAVFALGTLQIFALFLRPKKEHKLRVYWNVYHHSVGYTILILGIVNIFKGMNILSVEQKWKTAYIIAIGILGGIAVVLEVITWSIVLKRRKTEQDKAYNGGASNGHLPLSM